Within Mytilus edulis chromosome 10, xbMytEdul2.2, whole genome shotgun sequence, the genomic segment caattacaaACACTCTGTCTCAATCGTTACTTCTTATTAACAAGGacgtttatatttcattttaaaaaaggtGTACATGAGGTTTTTAATTTGCTTCAATTGGTGAATTAGAAAATAATCCATCTGTTGTCATCCTAATGCATACCGGTACTTTTGTACACAGTTTCAGTTACAAGGCAGTGTTATGAATGTTTGGAACACCAGTGTAcccaaaattcaacacaaatgaaTTGTCTAATGAAGTGTCTCCATATTGTTGTCGTCATTTGGTGTGTAGTGGTTATTTCTTTTCACCTCAGAAGTTTCCAAGAATATTCATCTCTAAGTTGGTGTTATGACTTTTTTATTtcctaaaataaacaataaatcattaattctttttatatttttaaatgaaattcaaattacCGCATGTTTACATATAATCGAACTTTGAATCTGAATGCAAtatcactttaaaaaaatgtcaaagcgAGTAAAACAGGAATGTATCCCTAACAGTCTGTAGTGATATCAAGAATGGTGATGAAACATTGCCAGATATCAAATAGTGATGCAACGTCACCCGATTCCATCAAGCAGTAACGAGATCGTACCAGATATCAAGCAGCGAGAAATTAACAAATGCCGCGTGTCCAATGATAGGAATGGATGATATAAGAAATTTGCCAAAACGTATAATAACAGACATTAAACAGTAACTAGATCGTACCAGATATCAAGCAGCGATGAGACGTTACCAGATATCAATCGGCGATAGAACTTAACAAGATAACAAGCATTGATAAGAAGTTATCAGCAACCAATCAGCTCAGTACGAAATGTTTCCAGACATCACACAGCGATGAGACGTTATCAAAACCAAGTGCACGTGGTTATGACACGTTTCATAATTTCATGCAGTGAAGAAAAGTTACCATATATCAAGAAGTGTTTCCAGATATCAAGAAGTGTTACCATGTATTCAGAAGTGTTAACACGTTACCATATGTTCAAAAGTGTGTCAACACGTAACCATATATTCAGAAGTGTAAACACGTTACCATATTTTAGAGTGTGTTAACACGTTACCATATATTCAGAAGTGTTATTACGTTACCAATATTCTGAAGTGTGTTAACACGTTACCATATATTCTGAAGTGTTTACACGTTACCATATATTCAGAAGTGCGATAACACGTTACCGTATATTCAGAAGTGTTACAACGTAACCATATATTTTGAAGTGTGTTAACACGTCACCATATAGTTTACCATATATTCAGAAGTGTGTGAACACGTAACCATATATTCAGAAGTGTTAACACGTTACCAGATATTTTGAAGTGTGTTAACACGTCACCCTATATTCAGAATTATGTTAAAACGTTACAGATTCCTTATGCTTGATCCTAACCTGGTACCCTTATTTTACGCTAGCTGCAATTTGTGTGTTCTTCTAAATTTAAAGTATGTATACTCACATTTAGTCAAACATACCTTATCTCATAATATTTTGCTTACATAGTGTTTTTTTCCAATGTAAATCAAGATACAGATAAAATACTTTTACATACCGCCAAAACTTCTTTTTCGTCAATGTCAACAACGACTCGTGTATAGAGATGATTAAAGTCTATCTTTAAAACTTTATACTTCAGGCTATTAATGCcatcagttttgaaatattttttactttcTTTCAGCATTTTAAACCTGTAATCAAGAATGATAAATTATCTAACATGTATCAATTACGTAGTTACAAAAATCAATAACTAATCATGATAGTTCAAAAATACTGTTCGGCCTATGCCAGAGATAGAAATGATTTTATGTtcagatgtgtttttttttatcttattgtttGTTAAATCATAAGAGAAACTGTCGTTTTATATAATAGCTTCTAGAGGGGTACAAAACCTTGCCGGAAAGTCCTACTCACTATTGAATGATTTTTGAGGTACAATTAGTTTCCTTTGCTTTGTAGATTATAtctataggtggcacggtagtatttcatGACCCATTGGGATAATGATAGCcgttttaaaattttcaacacCTTCTACATCTGTCAACTAttctacataaaattgagaaaggaaatggggaatgtgtcaaagcaacaacaacccgaccatagtgcAGACAAtatccgaaggccaccaatgggtcttcaatgtagcgagaaactcccgcacccgtaggcgtcctccagttggccccttaaaaaatatgtatactattacagtgataatggacgtcatactaaactccgaattatacacaaaaacTAAAATTACATACACAGATAACTGAAATACTctcattttaatattcaaaaatgaatttgaatacgCACCATgtaagtttactttttttatattttaaaaaacaatagGCCACTAACgcagtaaatacaaaattaaaaataaatttcaaaacattcattTTCACCTGAAtgtaaaattacaaacaaaatacTGTACAGATAGAAACTTCTATTAACATCGAATAACAGAGCGTAAATTGATCTTCTATGATAAGCCATAAAATTTAGTTGGTCATTCGTCATTACCTTCCAGGATTAGCTTTATTTCCTGTTTCAGTTCCATGTTTAATCATCTTATAACGAGCTATTTCCATTGCATATCGGATCACTTTATATCCCGCGTTGTGAATtctaaaaaagaagaagaaaatctttgaaactttgaaactttttatttcactaaaggcCTTACATGAGGCATAATAGTacaataaatttaacaaacaataaatttaacaaacaatagTAATGCATGaactaacatatatacatttttgtacatataaAGTAGGTGTATGCAGAATTTAGAGTAATATCCATATATATTATCACTTAAATACAGACATaacaattttgcaaaattttgccaACCCAACATACTTATATATCTTGACTAGTCATTAAACTTGACAGgcttacagtattttttttatatatatgatcagGTATAAACTTGAGTCTTTCTTGAGTAAAAAAGttacaattaaatatataatgaaattcatcacccAGTTCTTGCTTATTACAAAGATCACAAATTCTTTCAGCTCTATTGATACTAAAAATCATAAGTTAAAAATCATATGGAATATTGAGTTGTCTCTCTTTTCTTGGCTGTTCAACTGATCTGTATTtcaatgtatatatatgcatgtcTTAATCTTTTTTCGAAGTGTGACCTTGATTATTGTAACACAAGTAATGCAGTTCTTGCATATTTTAGCACAACTACTAGGAAATTCCGTTAAAATACAACAGGATAATGGGTTTGCTTCTATAATGtttaatttgttgttgttttgataATCCGTGTAATATTTGTCCCTGGATGTTAAACAAAGTACACTCAATCAATAAATCACAATTCCTACACGTATTGTATACATACATTTTGTTCATTCTCTGCTTATTCCAGAATTCCAGAATATGCATGCGATATGCGTTGCTTTGCGCATGCTCCTTACCTATTCCACATATCATCGTCTTCACCTCCCCAGCCAAAATATCTGTTCGGAAAACCGTTGACTTTTTGGAACTGTTCCTTCGTTAAAGATGATACGCCTCCAAATATTGCAGTGTAAGGCAATCTAAAAtcacatgtataattatatgttATAACATTAAACAAATGTCTAGAAATACCAACAAAAAAGTAACAGGTaaccttaaaaaaaagaaaaatataaacctAACTGGACAAAAGAGAGTACAAAGTCATCGAGAAGGATATGCGCATATGAAAAGGGTAACATTAACAactaaaataaggacaaaaatTACTTTAGTTAGCTATAATTTGATTTTGAGGGGTGgggtggaaaaggggggggggggggaggttggATGAACAGTTTTGTTCTGTTCTGAATTTCTGCATTTATTTTAGTTGCAATATCTGCCCTGCCTTTTTATTTATCACtatattcggtcctgcctttttatgaTTAGTTTATAATgcctttttttaaagataaattgtCATGCTGTCTTTTTCTTTTGCAAAGTGTCttatcctgctttttttttttttttaactcaaaaccaTATCCTGCCTATTTTTAACTTTCATCCTAGCTCCCccgttttgtggtaataagcattgtgtgttAAATTCATAACATTTAATTGTGGACGTACGTACGGGCGGACAAGGGTAATACTTAATGCAACCTACGGTGACGGAAAGGGCATAAACATGTTTTTCTCAACGTATTCTCACTGTAAAGTAAAGTGTCTATAATCTAACTTGTCAAACAGTTTTCCCAGAAGTCTTCccaatattataagttatatggttcgctactgaccccctacggatagatgacgtcaccatgaACAGTAAATCTAGACATGaagtcatgaaccccctatgaaatttactacccccctacggatccatagggtcaccacgtgacggcgttaaaccaatcacaacgtggtCATTGACCCTCGGTGCGATAGAATACCTTATATTTCTTACCGGTATTTAAATGTATCTACTCATTGACCCTCGGTGCGATAGAATACCTTATATTTCTTACCGGTATTTAAATTTATCTACTGCAACTGACATATGTCTTGGTTGTTTTGGACAGTTGTAAATATTTTTGTCGTTTTCTGGAATCAAGTCGACATCATGGAAGACAAAACATTGATAGTCGTGTATCTTCATTGCTTCTGCATACCCAATATTCATCAGCATGGCACGGTTAAATTTAGAACTTCCATTCTGAAAcgttacaaaaaaagtaaaatgacaagaatactgaactcctaggaaaattcaaaacggaaggtccctacttaaatggcaaaatcaaaagataaaatacttcaaacgaatggataacaactgtcatatttctgacttagtacaggcatttcatTCTGTAGacaatggtagattgaacctggttttatagcaagccgtaacctctcacttatatgacagacGCATTAAATTCcaaatatattgacaacgatgcatgaacaaaacaaatagaaacaataggtaaaatgtcaaatttatgATATGATTATGGGTTAAGATTTTCAAAACTATCGATATTTGCCCGACTCAGAATTTAAAATTCGATTTGATTGCTTTGTGTTTAACATCACTTTAAACACTATTGTGCTTTTTCTTGGCGGTTAGTTTTTATTGGAGGAAATAATCCTAGCCAATTACGAATATATTTGAGTGTTATGTCACGTGTGCGCTTCGAACTCATAACCTCAAATTTAGGATAGTGAGTATGTACAGTTGTTAAAACTGTTAAGACCACTCTTCCTACAAGGCACTCAAATTATTAGAATGTGTGAAAGTAAATTGTAACGATACAAGAGAAAGACAGGTAGATGAAACAAAAATCCATATATCGAAGGACACACAAAAAGATGGATACTAGGCGAATAATGAAATGAGTTGTGCTTGCTGaacgtccagttgcaagtatttcattcatattcagtACTAtgagatgggttttttttgtagtgttgttgtgttgctgtctAGCTCGATCATGGTTACACCACATTtctattcatttataaaaaaaacagaggGACgtaaaacattacacagaaattTCACATAAGATTGTTAATATCAttttacaattataatattttacaGATGTCTGCAAAACTAGTAAAATCTAGTACATGtaagcaaggacgtatattataCGTCCTTGATGTAAGTCTCTTTTTCAGAAACTCAAATTTTAAAATTCCAGGAAGTTCGAACAACGCTGACATATGATTAAGATTTGACCCCTCGAGTGAAACAAATACATTGGACCTTGATCATACCTCTAACACTCGATGATAATATTAGTAAAACATTAATAATCATGATTAATAGCCCTCCAGGTTAACACGACAACAATAATTATTAATGTTTAAATACGTCATAATGTCCATCCATAACTCGCACCATTATTATGACATTTATGTAAATGATAGTAGATTTGGTGTAAAAGTTATAACAGAAACCCAACAGCAGACGGTTGTTAAATTGAACACCCGGACGGCGCCGGTTTTCCTCGAGGGAGTTCACATGTACAAGCTAGTCGTCTAAAAAAGCGGGCCCTACAATTCTAGTCATATataaattatgttaaaaatatacatttttgaggggttcgtgttgctctgtcCATAGTTTTTGATTTAGTGTATTGTAAGATAGAAACATAGGGTATAgaaggaccccccccccccccctttccccctttaAGCTGTGTGGGATGCATAAATACGTAGCCGAAGCtatatatagaaacactttaGGTATAATTTGTGTAGGACGATGAAATACCATCCCTTTTTTCAATTTGCTAAATAGAGTTTTTGACAAAGTctgcattaaatatttatataattttttcgtggagagggcttacataggctatgcctgttgcccaatccaatttaatttatttgaataaaatattgtttaaactaaactaaaactAGTGAAACATATACTAGTATAGATGGATAAATGTGCACATATAGAAActcgtaatttaaaaaaataaatataaaaaaacgaaATGTATAACATTGCTGATTTGATACTAGGAGCAACAATTGTCACCAACAATGAATTCATCGAGGATTAAGGGTATGGGGGTTGATATACTTTATAAACGATCATATGAATTCATCGAGGATTAGGGGTATAGGGGTTGATATACTTTATAAGCGATCATATGAATTCATCGAGGATTAGGGGTATGGGGGTTGATATACTTTATAAGCGATCATATGGATAAAACTGAATCAGACATACGTGACAGAAACACGTTTGAAAAGTGCACATACGACAGTTTATTTACTGTGTTGTTGCTGTTTGAtatctttttgtatttttaaatgcaCGAAAATGGACGCCAACAAAGAGCAAACCATTGAAAATAATGTTAATTTAACAATTTATTCACACGAAGAGATCCAGTCTATACATTATCTGTCCCATTAGACACACGGGATAATAACATTTACAACATTGGTAACATATGTTACCAGGACAATAAAAACATACCTTAAATCGCTATAAGTTGCATTTCATactatttttactatttttgtttgattgaaaCTATTTATTGAAGTGAATAAGGAAATTCATTTATTTCAGTATAATGTGATATTTATGGTGTGTCTAGGATATTTTTTTAGAGTACGGGAAAAGGGGTGGGGCGTAATTGCTGAAAACACTTGTTTTTTACGATTATATGTCTAGATGATATATTGTCCAATCAAAGAGGGGACGTACAtgttgggggtggggggggggggggggggggcgatgGTCTCCCGTCAACTAATCTCCCTCTTGTATCCGCCACTGATTGTTAGTTTAGTTAGTTATTATTCcgtaaacatgtttttgtttcgTTTACGATCTCCCTctgtatatatattacagtttgacaaatatttgtatttggcCAAAGTTTGTCATAATGCTTTTTGATttgatgatattttaaaaattaacacagtacaaggatgccccacttgcactatcattttctatcttcagtggaccttgaccaaaaactttaccattaagtgggacagacggatggacgtaCAAATGAACGAACGTACGCACAggccataaaacataatgctcccCCACTATCGTAGATGGAGCATAAAACATGGAATAGATAAGTGTTAATAAACACCATTTTTGATAACTGTAAACTAATGGAAGTAAACTATTTGTCAATTAAGGAAggaccatttgatattcttggAGAGCCAGGCGGATTTTATGCGGATTCAGttttcattttcttatgtaaCATACTTCGAAATTGGGAAATGGGCTGGGGTCTTCGGTGATCTTTTCCACCTTTTATGGATGTTTTACTCTAGTAATAGTGTATATGATAAATTTCATTTACTCTTCAGATGCAAAAGAATTCAATACTTTATACTAGAATTTCAAAATAGGGAGTTTCGCTTGAAAATCAAATGCATTCAGTGACATGTTGAAGGGTGGTTGGTATGAAATGGAAAACTAAATGTCAgtctttttatttatgatttgaataaGGATAAACAATTTTTCACATAAACAATTATCTCCGACAGGCTATCGATTAATAAAACCACCATTCAAATTGtcttatttgtacaaaaaatagTACCAAATTACGAAGCTTGAACGTGTCTATCAGCTGTTATTGATTCGCTTATTTTGTTTGGTAGATATGATAACTGTTTATTTAAAATCTTACAAGGAAGGATGAATGAATAAGGAAATGcgtaatatattttgtaaattttaaacagAATTCTGTTACATTTTTTGAATCCTGCTAGCCTTGTTATTATGTGAttgatttttaatgttatttacataTTTTGCATATAAGTGAATTTTcgtatttttcattttctatggcTGTAGTTGGGCGAAATTGTTTCgtgtgaaatttatttttattttgtttacgaTTATTATGTACAATTGTATGACATATGAATAATGTCTTGGACAGCTTAATTAGAAACAGCTCTTATCAGATTACCAGAGCCAGTAATCCTCTtttcatccccccccccccccccccaaaacaaaaaacatatgatCTTCCCCTTATCACTCTTTGTCCTACTGGAGCAACAAAGTTCATCATAATAGTTTGAATTAATTTCATACACATATCCAAAAACAGAGGGTCCGGGGTTTGAAACTccactttttatttttcaattttatgattttagataaatgttttatgGTGTTCCGGTGGTTTGGAACACTCCCAACCTTTTTTTAGAATAGCTAAATCCGCGCTTGAACTGAACGACGTATAGTTTTAAGTCATTGGATTGCATACCTGTTCTACGACATAAATTCCATAATCTAACTCCTGTCTATAAAGTATTGGATGGATATTGTATAAAAATGTCCGGAGTTGACTATCCCTGTTCCTGTATGGAATGATAATGGCAACACGATGGCGCGGGTAACAGTCGGACGGCTTTCCCCTTCCACCATCCTGAACCCAGGGATACAGTCTATCTAAGTCAGAGTAAGTTGGGGAGTCGGAATATGTTGCTAAAGCAccaactgaaaaagaaaaaagagtattggtaattttatatttgttttaattgatcagcatttttcaaaaatcaaagTCGAACAATGGTTAAAAAACGATATGTACAGTATATTATCATTTAACTGTTTCGATATATCCGTTGAAAAGGAAAccaagcttctgtccaatttcCGAAAATTCCATGAATGTTTAacaaatttattgattttaaaaactcTATTCACAGACTAAACCTATATGTTGACGCTGCCGACGCCgacaatttttttctcaatgttGCGACATAAATTGTTACAGGCTCGACAAAACAACGTCAGATGAAAACTTGATGAATCAAgtttaactgttaaaatattttacctacagtggcaaatattccaattaaacttttatagctgactatgtggtatgggctttgctcattgttgaaggccgtacggtgacctatagttgttaatgtctgtgtcattttggtcttttgtggatagttgtctcattggcaatcataccccatcttcttttttatatttaattctttATAACATTTACATAAAAAGACACATTACTATATAAACAAGTCGGTATAATTATAAATCGTGCAGTAAAACTTAATGATAAGTATGTATGTTATTTATGAGTGTCTTGATGATTTTTCTTATTAAAgtttaagaaagaaaaatattaattaaaaaaaaacatttttcctgTACAGTATTAATATATGGGGTAGTGAATCACACAAAACACTCACACCCACACAAAAGTTTAACTAGTCGGTGACGTTCAAATACACACATCATagccatcatagataccaggcttattaTTTTGTGCTCCAGACCCGCATTGCCTAAAAAaaactcgtcagtgacgctcgattttATTTTTTAGGGGAGAATTTAGAACACAAATAGCATGCTTCATCACAACTTTCAAGGACTAAAGCACCATTGTATAACATATAACCCTCCGTCTCCAAAGGAGGCCACTGCCTACAGACATGCATGTACATATGAAAATATTCCGGTTTGAAAAGTCCGACATTCATTCCCTAtattacattgttttattttgacatgTATGTAACACTTTTTTCCGAGTGAACAGGATACTGTGGTTCAAATTGTCTAGCAGTAGgtctaaaaataaatttgttttttacaatattttatgtgAATTAATAAACAAACTACaagcttatttcaatatacagtTACAACGAGTAGTCGCTTTCTattggcagtggcggatccagaactttttataaggggTTTGAAGGGGGCGCTAACTGACCTAATGGGGGCagctctagtcatgcttcagtgattcccctttataatcaaccaatttttcccCCACGAAAAAGGGGAGGAGCTGTATACGCctatgattgtttttgttttccttATAATAGTAAGATAAAATTCCAGACATGTGTAGACATTTCTCAGTTACTTTTTTacatattaataaatatgttaaaaatgtTGAATGCATTTCAATCATAACGttacataataaattataaagaagttttaaattttcctgaGTGTCAACGGGTATTATTTTGCAGTTTccattatttgtttgtttcttttgagaaaaaaaatataatcttttatATGAAATTGTAATTGCTTAGTTATAGtttaccaattttcaataacCAGCTTATATACGTGTAAATTCTGTGTTCATGCTCCTGTTCATGTATGTTTATTTACTCAGTAGTAAGgaagatgccaatgagacagcaaccgattgaaagacttttttttattaaaaggcATTTCAAAAGCAGACTGTTATCTAGTACTGTTATTCATATTTGGCTGTAAAATGGTTTTCAGGTAAGAGGTAGCGGGGCTGGGTAAGCGCTCACAATAGGTCCCCATCACGTTCTTTTGGTGCCGGTCCATCATCACGAGCATCTTTCTGTCATATATGGGATTTTAATTCGGTAATTGCCGTGTTATAAAATACATATGACATGCATTTTGTCATGTCGGTGCTTTCTTAAagctttgtatatatatattaagatattaATGTTGCTCAAATTGTTTAAAGGCTGGACCGGGATCTATAATTGTTTAAATCATTTCCCATTGGACTGCGGTAGTGCATTTGGCTCAGAACCACAATTATCGCCCTTTAGTTTTGTAAAAGTACGAATAAAAAATTCGGTTGATGCCGTACCGATATCTATGAAAAGGAGAACACATGTTTTACCCGACATTTGCCGATAATGCGaatatttgattatataaatTCTAGATTTATTTCCGTTTCACCTTTTgattattttatgaatttttttttttattacattaggaatttgtaaaaaaaaatatgttaaaacgaCGTTGACGGTGAAAAAACAATTGACAGTGTAAACAGAAAAATCTGATCATTTGTGATTTTAAAAAAGTGTGTTAGATTTCGTCTAGATTAAACTGAATTAGTTTCCAGATTTCAccggttttatttaatttttcatgttgtttttttgttttttttgtacataacttTGCATACTTAATGACTCATGTTTTTTTTGGTATTGCattaataatttgtcaatgagCATGTAGCTAGTGtgtaataaatgacaataaaaacaTTTGATCTTTATAAAGTTAGTTCTTCTTTTAG encodes:
- the LOC139491903 gene encoding beta-1,4-N-acetylgalactosaminyltransferase bre-4-like; amino-acid sequence: MKQNQEKILLTLNSDHTYKLNGMGDANERHCAKGSVFKSLFLVLLFLITIQIAFNLSIQQAAFTFMSKWVQVSEQLYSSSSRLAQFQPSTLGIPKGTPSAASFHIEQSTQSVIKSDNNVTYVCSKNVSNVTSEDCLPLCPVIPEKLVGALATYSDSPTYSDLDRLYPWVQDGGRGKPSDCYPRHRVAIIIPYRNRDSQLRTFLYNIHPILYRQELDYGIYVVEQNGSSKFNRAMLMNIGYAEAMKIHDYQCFVFHDVDLIPENDKNIYNCPKQPRHMSVAVDKFKYRLPYTAIFGGVSSLTKEQFQKVNGFPNRYFGWGGEDDDMWNRIHNAGYKVIRYAMEIARYKMIKHGTETGNKANPGRFKMLKESKKYFKTDGINSLKYKVLKIDFNHLYTRVVVDIDEKEVLAEIKKS